Proteins encoded in a region of the Prunus persica cultivar Lovell chromosome G4, Prunus_persica_NCBIv2, whole genome shotgun sequence genome:
- the LOC18780475 gene encoding tRNA wybutosine-synthesizing protein 2/3/4 isoform X1, protein MEFEKRKAATLASLRSEETDKSPKGTVDAPIIPLLNTLNSHPNYFTTSSCSGRISILSQPTHSKLKTKKKALGGTWLFITHDPADPDSVLNRLFRSDSTSKDEQDNQNDLVFRFEPLIIAVECKDLASAQSLVSKAIACGFRESGITNSSKRVIIAIRCSIRLEVPLGSSHEIMVSCEYVRFLVGVANEKMEANRKRTEAFFLALQSESGGFLGPTPANGGTLADGEAELEARDDNAHSDSGSVEVPGCSLSVVEMAISGEPEENLFLWGHSACALEAKNQNGVLVFGGFGGIGRHGRRNHSWLVDPFSGTVKAINVESSPSPRLGHTSSLVGDCVFVIGGRSDPEKILNDVWVLNTSKKEWKFLECSGDVFPPRHRHAAAVVGSKIYVFGGLNNDTITSSLHVLDTDNLQWKELFVSGEHPCARHSHSMVACGSQLYIFGGYNGEQTLGDLYVYNIQTCKWKKEKAAGRSPHARFSHSMFVYRNYLGVIGGCPVRQHCQELAILDLKQSVWRHAKLESTSEDLFVRSTANIVGDDLVMIGGGASCYAFGTKFSKPVKINLLPLMSIDNNIKPVVRERDAHRYEMVNSEKSGRFQDPQAEDAQSLTEALDLNFESDFPGENGIGHQVESYWILQLERKYAKVGKDILKKFGWLDLGRKVYSRKGGLHICFPVNGKFSGVFKENKRPLTDLSEGESDHFVKPVIGEECLLNAVTCSKALDILKECGATKLADEVLEVRRAAKSPLKVMNEAVGSLIKDKGLPEELLEELPARWEQLGDIVVLPATSFKNPLWDSMREELWPVIAKSVNAHRLARQGRVASNGTRDSTLEILLGDNGWVDHRENGILYSFDATKCMFSWGNLSEKLRVASLNCRDEIVVDLFAGIGYFVLPFLVRANAKLVYACEWNPHAVEALRRNLQANSVSDRCIILEGDNRTVAPKGVADRVCLGLIPTSAGSWVTAVRALRSEGGMLHVHGNVKDSEESLWTKHVSESVGEIAKSEGHCWEVSIEHLERVKWYAPHIRHLVADVRCRQSQRWPN, encoded by the exons atggagTTCGAGAAAAGAAAAGCGGCGACGCTTGCGTCACTGCGGTCAGAGGAGACAGACAAATCACCGAAAGGTACGGTGGACGCCCCCATCATACCTCTCCTCAACACCCTCAACAGCCACCCAAATTACTTCACCACCAGTTCCTGCTCCGGCCGTATCTCTATCCTCTCCCAACCCacacactcaaaactcaagacgaagaagaaagcCTTGGGTGGCACGTGGCTCTTCATCACCCACGACCCGGCCGATCCCGACTCAGTCCTCAACCGCCTCTTCCGTTCCGACTCAACTAGCAAAGACGAACAGGACAACCAAAACGACCTTGTTTTTAGATTCGAGCCTCTTATCATAGCTGTTGAGTGCAAGGACTTGGCTTCGGCTCAGTCTTTGGTTTCAAAGGCAATAGCTTGTGGGTTCAGAGAGTCTGGCATTACGAATTCGAGCAAACGCGTGATTATCGCGATACGTTGTTCGATACGGTTGGAAGTGCCGCTGGGGAGTAGTCACGAGATTATGGTATCGTGCGAGTATGTCAGGTTCCTTGTTGGGGTGGCAAACGAGAAAATGGAGGCCAACAGGAAGCGGACTGAAGCATTTTTCCTGGCTTTGCAGAGTGAGAGTGGGGGATTTTTGGGTCCGACTCCTGCGAATGGTGGGACTCTAGCAGATGGGGAGGCTGAGTTGGAAGCGAGAGATGACAATGCCCATTCTGATTCtg GGTCCGTGGAAGTTCCTGGTTGTAGTCTGTCTGTGGTTGAGATGGCAATTTCTGGTGAACCCGAAGAGAATCTTTTCCTTTGGGGTCATTCTGCTTGTGCATTAGAagccaaaaaccaaaatggtGTTCTTGTGTTTGGTGGCTTTGGAGGCATAGGAAGgcatggaagaagaaatcattcTTGGCTGGTTGATCCTTTTTCTGGCACTGTGAAAGCAATTAATGTAGAGAGCAGCCCGTCCCCGCGATTGGGTCACACATCTTCTTTGGTTGGAGATTGTGTGTTTGTTATTGGAGGCAGGTCTGACCctgagaaaattttgaatgatGTCTGGGTCCTCAATACATCAAAGAAGGAATGGAAGTTCTTAGAATGTTCTGGGGACGTATTTCCTCCCAG GCATCGGCATGCTGCAGCAGTTGTAGGCTCAAAGATATATGTGTTTGGTGGACTTAACAATGATACAATCACTTCTTCCTTGCATGTCCTCGATACAGATAATCTGCAGTGGAAAGAGTTGTTTGTCAGTGGGGAACACCCATGCGCCCGACATTCTCACTCAATGGTGGCATGTGGATCtcaactatatatatttggagGATATAATGGTGAGCAAACACTTGGAGACTTGTACGTTTATAATATTCAAACATGTAAATGGAAGAAGGAGAAGGCGGCTGGGAGAAGTCCACATGCAAGGTTCTCCCACTCAATGTTTGTATACAGGAATTATCTTGGAGTTATTGGTGGTTGTCCAGTTAGACAACATTGTCAAGAGTTGGCAATACTTGACTTGAAGCAAAGTGTGTGGAGGCATGCGAAACTTGAATCTACTAGTGAAGATTTGTTTGTGCGCAGCACAGCTAATATTGTTGGTGATGATCTTGTTATGATTGGTGGTGGCGCATCTTGTTATGCATTTGGAACAAAGTTTAGTAAGCCTGTGAAAATCAACCTGCTTCCCCTGATGAGTatagataataatattaaacCAGTTGTCAGAGAAAGGGATGCTCACCGTTATGAAATGGTTAATAGTGAGAAAAGCGGACGATTCCAAGATCCACAGGCTGAAGATGCGCAAAGCTTAACTGAAGCTCTTGATCTGAATTTTGAGAGTGACTTTCCTGGGGAAAATGGCATAGGTCATCAGGTAGAGTCGTATTGGATTCTACAACTCGAAAGAAAATATGCAAAAGTAGGCAAGGACATATTGAAAAAGTTTGGATGGTTAGATCTTGGAAGGAAGGTTTACTCCAGGAAAGGTGGTTTACATATTTGTTTTCCAGTAAACGGAAAATTTTCAGGtgtgtttaaagaaaataagcgtCCTTTGACAGATTTATCTGAAGGAGAGAGTGATCACTTTGTTAAACCAGTAATCGGGGAAGAATGTTTATTGAATGCAGTCACGTGTTCAAAAGCCTTGGACATTCTAAAGGAATGTGGTGCTACTAAGCTGGCAGATGAAGTCCTTGAAGTCAGGAGAGCTGCCAAATCTCCCTTGAAAGTAATGAATGAAGCTGTGGGCTCTCTGATAAAGGATAAAGGACTACCTGAAGAACTCTTAGAGGAGCTGCCAGCaag ATGGGAGCAACTTGGAGATATTGTTGTGCTTCCGGCAACATCATTCAAGAATCCATTATGGGACTCAATGCGGGAGGAGCTTTGGCCTGTTATTGCCAAATCAGTTAATGCTCATCGCCTTGCACGCCAA GGCCGAGTTGCATCAAACGGTACAAGGGACAGTACTTTGGAGATTCTTCTGGGAGATAATGGATGGGTTGATCATCGCGAAAATGGCATTCTCTATTCTTTTGATGCTACTAAGTGTATGTTCTCCTGGGGCAACCTTTCTGAGAAGCTTCGCGTGGCCTCTCTGAATTGCAGAGATGAGATTGTTGTGGATTTGTTTGCTGGAATTGGTTATTTTGTTCTGCCATTTCTTGTCAG GGCCAACGCGAAACTAGTTTATGCTTGTGAATGGAATCCCCATGCTGTTGAGGCACTGCGGCGAAATCTGCAAGCCAATTCAGTGAGTGATCGGTGTATCATTCTTGAAGGAGATAACCGGACAGTGGCACCTAAA GGAGTGGCTGATCGGGTCTGTCTCGGTCTCATTCCAACAAGTGCGGGTAGCTGGGTCACTGCTGTTAGGGCATTAAG GAGTGAGGGCGGGATGCTACATGTGCATGGTAATGTCAAGGACTCGGAGGAGAGTTTATGGACTAAACATGTATCAGAATCAGTAGGTGAAATTGCTAAATCTGAAG GTCATTGTTGGGAAGTTTCAATAGAACATTTGGAGAGAGTGAAATGGTATGCCCCACATATCCGTCATCTTGTTGCAGATGTAAGATGTAGACAGAGCCAGAGATGGCCAAATTAA
- the LOC18780475 gene encoding tRNA wybutosine-synthesizing protein 2/3/4 isoform X2: MEFEKRKAATLASLRSEETDKSPKGTVDAPIIPLLNTLNSHPNYFTTSSCSGRISILSQPTHSKLKTKKKALGGTWLFITHDPADPDSVLNRLFRSDSTSKDEQDNQNDLVFRFEPLIIAVECKDLASAQSLVSKAIACGFRESGITNSSKRVIIAIRCSIRLEVPLGSSHEIMVSCEYVRFLVGVANEKMEANRKRTEAFFLALQSESGGFLGPTPANGGTLADGEAELEARDDNAHSDSGSVEVPGCSLSVVEMAISGEPEENLFLWGHSACALEAKNQNGVLVFGGFGGIGRHGRRNHSWLVDPFSGTVKAINVESSPSPRLGHTSSLVGDCVFVIGGRSDPEKILNDVWVLNTSKKEWKFLECSGDVFPPRHRHAAAVVGSKIYVFGGLNNDTITSSLHVLDTDNLQWKELFVSGEHPCARHSHSMVACGSQLYIFGGYNGEQTLGDLYVYNIQTCKWKKEKAAGRSPHARFSHSMFVYRNYLGVIGGCPVRQHCQELAILDLKQSVWRHAKLESTSEDLFVRSTANIVGDDLVMIGGGASCYAFGTKFSKPVKINLLPLMSIDNNIKPVVRERDAHRYEMVNSEKSGRFQDPQAEDAQSLTEALDLNFESDFPGENGIGHQVESYWILQLERKYAKVGKDILKKFGWLDLGRKVYSRKGGLHICFPVNGKFSVTCSKALDILKECGATKLADEVLEVRRAAKSPLKVMNEAVGSLIKDKGLPEELLEELPARWEQLGDIVVLPATSFKNPLWDSMREELWPVIAKSVNAHRLARQGRVASNGTRDSTLEILLGDNGWVDHRENGILYSFDATKCMFSWGNLSEKLRVASLNCRDEIVVDLFAGIGYFVLPFLVRANAKLVYACEWNPHAVEALRRNLQANSVSDRCIILEGDNRTVAPKGVADRVCLGLIPTSAGSWVTAVRALRSEGGMLHVHGNVKDSEESLWTKHVSESVGEIAKSEGHCWEVSIEHLERVKWYAPHIRHLVADVRCRQSQRWPN, translated from the exons atggagTTCGAGAAAAGAAAAGCGGCGACGCTTGCGTCACTGCGGTCAGAGGAGACAGACAAATCACCGAAAGGTACGGTGGACGCCCCCATCATACCTCTCCTCAACACCCTCAACAGCCACCCAAATTACTTCACCACCAGTTCCTGCTCCGGCCGTATCTCTATCCTCTCCCAACCCacacactcaaaactcaagacgaagaagaaagcCTTGGGTGGCACGTGGCTCTTCATCACCCACGACCCGGCCGATCCCGACTCAGTCCTCAACCGCCTCTTCCGTTCCGACTCAACTAGCAAAGACGAACAGGACAACCAAAACGACCTTGTTTTTAGATTCGAGCCTCTTATCATAGCTGTTGAGTGCAAGGACTTGGCTTCGGCTCAGTCTTTGGTTTCAAAGGCAATAGCTTGTGGGTTCAGAGAGTCTGGCATTACGAATTCGAGCAAACGCGTGATTATCGCGATACGTTGTTCGATACGGTTGGAAGTGCCGCTGGGGAGTAGTCACGAGATTATGGTATCGTGCGAGTATGTCAGGTTCCTTGTTGGGGTGGCAAACGAGAAAATGGAGGCCAACAGGAAGCGGACTGAAGCATTTTTCCTGGCTTTGCAGAGTGAGAGTGGGGGATTTTTGGGTCCGACTCCTGCGAATGGTGGGACTCTAGCAGATGGGGAGGCTGAGTTGGAAGCGAGAGATGACAATGCCCATTCTGATTCtg GGTCCGTGGAAGTTCCTGGTTGTAGTCTGTCTGTGGTTGAGATGGCAATTTCTGGTGAACCCGAAGAGAATCTTTTCCTTTGGGGTCATTCTGCTTGTGCATTAGAagccaaaaaccaaaatggtGTTCTTGTGTTTGGTGGCTTTGGAGGCATAGGAAGgcatggaagaagaaatcattcTTGGCTGGTTGATCCTTTTTCTGGCACTGTGAAAGCAATTAATGTAGAGAGCAGCCCGTCCCCGCGATTGGGTCACACATCTTCTTTGGTTGGAGATTGTGTGTTTGTTATTGGAGGCAGGTCTGACCctgagaaaattttgaatgatGTCTGGGTCCTCAATACATCAAAGAAGGAATGGAAGTTCTTAGAATGTTCTGGGGACGTATTTCCTCCCAG GCATCGGCATGCTGCAGCAGTTGTAGGCTCAAAGATATATGTGTTTGGTGGACTTAACAATGATACAATCACTTCTTCCTTGCATGTCCTCGATACAGATAATCTGCAGTGGAAAGAGTTGTTTGTCAGTGGGGAACACCCATGCGCCCGACATTCTCACTCAATGGTGGCATGTGGATCtcaactatatatatttggagGATATAATGGTGAGCAAACACTTGGAGACTTGTACGTTTATAATATTCAAACATGTAAATGGAAGAAGGAGAAGGCGGCTGGGAGAAGTCCACATGCAAGGTTCTCCCACTCAATGTTTGTATACAGGAATTATCTTGGAGTTATTGGTGGTTGTCCAGTTAGACAACATTGTCAAGAGTTGGCAATACTTGACTTGAAGCAAAGTGTGTGGAGGCATGCGAAACTTGAATCTACTAGTGAAGATTTGTTTGTGCGCAGCACAGCTAATATTGTTGGTGATGATCTTGTTATGATTGGTGGTGGCGCATCTTGTTATGCATTTGGAACAAAGTTTAGTAAGCCTGTGAAAATCAACCTGCTTCCCCTGATGAGTatagataataatattaaacCAGTTGTCAGAGAAAGGGATGCTCACCGTTATGAAATGGTTAATAGTGAGAAAAGCGGACGATTCCAAGATCCACAGGCTGAAGATGCGCAAAGCTTAACTGAAGCTCTTGATCTGAATTTTGAGAGTGACTTTCCTGGGGAAAATGGCATAGGTCATCAGGTAGAGTCGTATTGGATTCTACAACTCGAAAGAAAATATGCAAAAGTAGGCAAGGACATATTGAAAAAGTTTGGATGGTTAGATCTTGGAAGGAAGGTTTACTCCAGGAAAGGTGGTTTACATATTTGTTTTCCAGTAAACGGAAAATTTTCAG TCACGTGTTCAAAAGCCTTGGACATTCTAAAGGAATGTGGTGCTACTAAGCTGGCAGATGAAGTCCTTGAAGTCAGGAGAGCTGCCAAATCTCCCTTGAAAGTAATGAATGAAGCTGTGGGCTCTCTGATAAAGGATAAAGGACTACCTGAAGAACTCTTAGAGGAGCTGCCAGCaag ATGGGAGCAACTTGGAGATATTGTTGTGCTTCCGGCAACATCATTCAAGAATCCATTATGGGACTCAATGCGGGAGGAGCTTTGGCCTGTTATTGCCAAATCAGTTAATGCTCATCGCCTTGCACGCCAA GGCCGAGTTGCATCAAACGGTACAAGGGACAGTACTTTGGAGATTCTTCTGGGAGATAATGGATGGGTTGATCATCGCGAAAATGGCATTCTCTATTCTTTTGATGCTACTAAGTGTATGTTCTCCTGGGGCAACCTTTCTGAGAAGCTTCGCGTGGCCTCTCTGAATTGCAGAGATGAGATTGTTGTGGATTTGTTTGCTGGAATTGGTTATTTTGTTCTGCCATTTCTTGTCAG GGCCAACGCGAAACTAGTTTATGCTTGTGAATGGAATCCCCATGCTGTTGAGGCACTGCGGCGAAATCTGCAAGCCAATTCAGTGAGTGATCGGTGTATCATTCTTGAAGGAGATAACCGGACAGTGGCACCTAAA GGAGTGGCTGATCGGGTCTGTCTCGGTCTCATTCCAACAAGTGCGGGTAGCTGGGTCACTGCTGTTAGGGCATTAAG GAGTGAGGGCGGGATGCTACATGTGCATGGTAATGTCAAGGACTCGGAGGAGAGTTTATGGACTAAACATGTATCAGAATCAGTAGGTGAAATTGCTAAATCTGAAG GTCATTGTTGGGAAGTTTCAATAGAACATTTGGAGAGAGTGAAATGGTATGCCCCACATATCCGTCATCTTGTTGCAGATGTAAGATGTAGACAGAGCCAGAGATGGCCAAATTAA